From one Halosimplex rubrum genomic stretch:
- a CDS encoding DUF7342 family protein, with translation MEEPRPELKADPDERRNSPDFDELVPPEELVAGDRTRDDFFDAVLGLDSPATANEVADRAGHGVDAAREYLGWFERLGVVAQVTDSPATYERNQEYLNWRRVQRLRDQYTEDELIDLLEKTAKRDEAFAEEFGAESPDAVTITAHAAHTDRSIEEVWRDVSAWRTVRRRISLLERALQTDSNGTAGQRTIA, from the coding sequence ATGGAAGAACCACGTCCCGAACTGAAGGCCGATCCCGACGAGCGTCGGAATTCCCCGGATTTCGACGAACTCGTGCCTCCGGAAGAACTCGTCGCCGGTGATCGCACACGTGACGACTTCTTCGACGCCGTTCTCGGTTTGGATAGTCCCGCAACGGCTAATGAAGTCGCTGACCGTGCGGGTCACGGAGTAGACGCTGCTCGGGAATATCTGGGGTGGTTTGAGCGTCTCGGAGTTGTCGCGCAGGTTACTGACTCTCCAGCGACGTACGAACGCAATCAGGAGTACCTGAATTGGCGGCGTGTGCAACGTCTTCGAGATCAGTACACCGAGGATGAACTTATCGACCTCCTGGAAAAGACGGCTAAACGTGACGAAGCGTTCGCGGAGGAGTTCGGTGCCGAATCTCCAGATGCGGTAACTATCACTGCACACGCAGCCCACACCGACCGATCTATTGAGGAGGTATGGAGGGACGTATCTGCATGGAGGACGGTTCGCCGTCGGATTTCGCTCCTTGAACGGGCATTGCAGACTGACTCAAATGGCACCGCTGGCCAGCGAACTATCGCATGA
- a CDS encoding NAD-dependent epimerase/dehydratase family protein encodes MELSEKRLVVTGGAGFVGSHLCERLVADNEVVAVDDLSNGNREWLPDGVELVEGDLTDPDVVAEAITADVDGVFHFAANKNAAADDIDQYRTNNALTETVLERMDEVGVDNIAFTSSSTVYGEAPRPTPEDYAPLEPISIYGASKLGEESLLSVYAHCHDFTVWVYRFANIVGPRLQPGAVIPDFIEKLSDDPESLTILGDGRQEKSYMNVAECVDAMCHVVEHATDDFNVYNLGTRTTTSVTMIADIVSDEMGLDPDYEYTGGDRGWVGDVPRMRLSIEKLAALGWEPDDSSDDAVRQATRSLITELAVSSVE; translated from the coding sequence ATGGAACTCTCTGAGAAGCGACTAGTCGTGACGGGTGGGGCGGGCTTCGTGGGGTCGCACCTCTGTGAACGACTGGTCGCTGACAACGAAGTAGTCGCGGTTGACGACCTCTCGAACGGCAACCGGGAGTGGCTGCCCGACGGCGTCGAACTCGTCGAGGGCGACCTGACCGACCCCGACGTGGTCGCCGAGGCGATCACCGCAGATGTCGACGGCGTCTTCCACTTCGCCGCGAACAAGAACGCCGCTGCCGACGACATCGACCAGTACCGCACGAACAACGCCTTGACCGAGACCGTCCTCGAACGGATGGACGAGGTTGGCGTTGACAACATCGCCTTCACCTCCTCCTCGACTGTCTACGGCGAGGCGCCGCGGCCCACCCCAGAAGACTACGCGCCGCTGGAGCCAATCAGCATCTACGGCGCGAGCAAGCTCGGCGAGGAGAGCCTGCTGTCGGTGTACGCCCACTGCCACGATTTCACCGTGTGGGTCTACCGCTTCGCCAACATCGTCGGACCACGTCTGCAACCAGGCGCGGTCATCCCTGATTTCATCGAGAAGCTCAGTGACGATCCGGAATCGCTCACTATCCTTGGTGACGGCCGCCAGGAGAAATCCTACATGAATGTCGCTGAGTGTGTCGACGCGATGTGCCACGTCGTCGAACACGCCACCGACGACTTCAACGTCTACAACCTCGGGACCCGTACGACAACGTCCGTCACCATGATTGCCGACATCGTCAGCGACGAGATGGGCCTCGATCCAGACTACGAGTATACGGGTGGCGACCGTGGGTGGGTTGGCGATGTCCCACGCATGCGCCTCTCCATCGAGAAACTTGCCGCGCTGGGCTGGGAACCCGACGACTCCAGCGACGACGCGGTGCGACAAGCGACACGGTCGCTCATCACAGAACTGGCGGTCAGTTCTGTGGAGTAA
- a CDS encoding type II toxin-antitoxin system PemK/MazF family toxin: protein MSEHLRCEVVTHPAIFQSYNRPYVIVSQSANPDYPDQQIALGISTTNAQDSIPISADDWEVGQLSKQSYIVPRYPTVLSATNINHTVGALSQQVVDEAVEALSETIGYS, encoded by the coding sequence ATGAGTGAGCACCTCCGTTGCGAGGTGGTTACTCATCCGGCGATCTTCCAATCGTACAACCGCCCCTACGTGATCGTCAGCCAGAGTGCAAATCCAGACTATCCGGACCAGCAGATCGCACTCGGAATATCGACTACCAATGCCCAAGATAGCATCCCGATTAGTGCAGACGATTGGGAGGTCGGCCAGCTGTCGAAACAGAGTTATATTGTGCCCAGATATCCGACCGTACTCTCGGCGACGAACATCAACCACACTGTCGGCGCACTCTCACAGCAAGTCGTCGACGAGGCCGTCGAAGCACTATCCGAAACAATCGGTTATAGCTGA
- a CDS encoding DUF7342 family protein, translating to MDEDSRPTGAPGDATWKKHTSGFDRVQSVALTLTEPRTAGWIADEALVAENTARRHLQRLVDLNILTAATDSDAVTYYPDPVYVRTREVRALIGEYDQDGLTALAADLKADIETWREEYDTAGPETLRQQAVDGTVSANEARERRQIASDWEHTRYRLSLIEDALDRYGEFTSRPAPA from the coding sequence ATGGACGAGGACAGTCGACCAACAGGAGCCCCTGGAGATGCGACTTGGAAAAAGCACACGAGCGGGTTCGATCGCGTCCAAAGCGTTGCGCTCACACTCACCGAACCGCGTACTGCCGGATGGATTGCCGACGAGGCGTTGGTCGCAGAGAATACTGCCCGCCGACACCTCCAGCGGTTAGTCGACCTGAACATTCTGACAGCAGCGACCGACAGTGATGCGGTGACCTACTATCCCGATCCGGTCTACGTTCGGACGCGAGAAGTCCGAGCGCTGATCGGCGAGTACGACCAGGACGGGCTGACTGCGCTTGCCGCAGACCTCAAGGCTGACATCGAAACGTGGCGTGAGGAGTACGATACTGCCGGTCCCGAAACACTGCGCCAACAGGCGGTTGACGGTACCGTCTCGGCCAACGAGGCTCGTGAGCGACGCCAGATCGCTAGCGACTGGGAGCATACTCGGTACCGGCTTTCGCTTATCGAAGATGCACTGGATCGATACGGGGAGTTCACGAGCCGTCCCGCTCCGGCATGA
- a CDS encoding AbrB/MazE/SpoVT family DNA-binding domain-containing protein, with protein sequence MSETESEKVVSVSSRGQATIPKEFREELGIDTPGRVKFVRTDKDEIVVRPIRSVTELRGILDGKTDEQGRSATERLREERAVDKASEEELRQRYGGDDEADA encoded by the coding sequence ATGAGTGAGACAGAGTCTGAAAAAGTGGTATCTGTCTCGTCGCGCGGGCAAGCCACTATCCCGAAGGAGTTCCGCGAGGAGTTAGGTATCGATACGCCTGGTCGTGTGAAATTCGTTCGGACCGACAAGGATGAAATCGTTGTTCGCCCCATCCGATCGGTTACGGAATTACGTGGGATTCTGGACGGGAAAACCGACGAGCAAGGTCGCTCGGCAACCGAACGTCTCCGGGAGGAACGCGCAGTGGACAAAGCCAGCGAAGAAGAGTTGCGCCAGCGCTACGGCGGCGACGATGAAGCCGACGCATGA
- a CDS encoding HNH endonuclease signature motif containing protein: protein MSDDFRVAVYDRWGDECVVCGRSPDSWLDTTAGTRRQEKLSLHHINGDETDDRVENVIPVCQSCHVHIHRVDEPPYRKWHRQLPLEHRHAWNEHHKEYYEGPRLTRAAADRRFGDEGGTPESLKYLRHEQSATDRESVDDEVSTGSTGREPLNRPREITVAYTPSKESRHRIRFVDRCDGSGWWRVTDEWTGCTWRPVGREPVSDVEVTIDRERDTGGDNGSGR, encoded by the coding sequence ATGAGCGACGACTTCCGAGTGGCAGTATACGACAGGTGGGGCGACGAATGTGTGGTCTGTGGGCGGTCGCCAGACAGCTGGCTCGATACGACGGCCGGTACCAGAAGGCAAGAAAAGCTCTCGCTCCACCACATCAACGGCGATGAGACGGACGACCGCGTCGAGAACGTTATCCCGGTCTGTCAGAGCTGTCACGTCCATATCCATCGCGTCGACGAGCCGCCATACCGGAAATGGCACCGGCAGCTCCCGCTCGAACATCGCCACGCGTGGAACGAACACCACAAAGAGTACTACGAGGGCCCGCGGCTGACGCGGGCAGCAGCCGACCGGCGATTCGGTGACGAGGGCGGTACGCCAGAGAGTTTAAAGTATCTCCGACACGAACAGAGCGCTACAGATCGGGAGTCGGTGGATGATGAAGTAAGCACTGGTAGCACTGGCCGTGAGCCCCTCAACCGACCCCGAGAGATCACGGTGGCGTACACGCCGTCGAAGGAGAGCCGCCACCGAATTCGGTTCGTAGATCGGTGTGATGGATCCGGTTGGTGGCGCGTCACGGACGAGTGGACTGGATGCACGTGGCGCCCCGTCGGCCGGGAACCGGTGTCGGATGTCGAAGTCACGATTGATCGTGAGCGGGATACCGGGGGAGATAACGGAAGCGGACGCTGA
- a CDS encoding DUF7837 family putative zinc-binding protein: protein MSADESSLGRCPDCGEPVPEAWLLIEYETGDGETDIYAECPSCETVVSPK, encoded by the coding sequence ATGAGCGCCGACGAATCGTCTCTTGGCCGTTGCCCGGACTGTGGCGAACCTGTCCCCGAGGCATGGCTGTTGATCGAGTACGAGACGGGCGACGGCGAGACAGATATCTACGCCGAGTGTCCCAGCTGCGAGACAGTCGTGAGTCCGAAGTGA
- a CDS encoding HVO_A0114 family putative DNA-binding protein, with translation MNDTTPPLHPMEREQLRAESTLVVTVKSDDEFHDDVTNGIEAFERGDEVNSTLTLSFTSYDDLMETLTPRVLDLIEAIRQEEPSSINETARVVDRDVKNVHEELSQLAQLGIIFFEEDGQSKRPVVWFDELVINLPFTPEAGDTSTAAP, from the coding sequence ATGAATGATACCACGCCGCCACTGCACCCGATGGAACGCGAACAGCTTCGGGCCGAATCAACCCTTGTCGTAACCGTGAAGTCGGACGACGAGTTCCATGATGATGTCACCAACGGGATTGAGGCATTTGAACGGGGTGATGAGGTGAATTCCACGCTAACGCTCTCGTTCACCAGCTACGACGACCTCATGGAGACGCTGACGCCGCGCGTCCTCGATCTCATCGAAGCCATCCGCCAGGAAGAGCCATCCAGCATCAACGAAACCGCACGGGTTGTCGACCGGGACGTGAAGAACGTCCACGAGGAACTCAGTCAGCTCGCCCAGCTGGGCATCATCTTCTTCGAGGAAGACGGCCAGAGTAAGCGCCCGGTCGTCTGGTTCGACGAGCTCGTTATCAATCTTCCATTTACTCCGGAAGCGGGCGACACGTCGACCGCTGCGCCGTGA
- a CDS encoding NUDIX hydrolase, which produces MTEEPLQATISLRGVIFDAKNAVLVVKRTSDGGWELPGGRLDTHEDCVAGLKREIREETDLDPTVKEPVHSVSWRNSSDNGRFAVYYRCHSADRAVSLSDEHTDYEWLPRGAARDRLSEPQERGVYRAVKQTASSLEANPSITLE; this is translated from the coding sequence ATGACTGAAGAACCGCTCCAAGCGACAATCTCGCTTCGCGGAGTCATATTTGACGCCAAAAACGCCGTGCTCGTTGTCAAACGGACGAGCGACGGTGGATGGGAACTCCCGGGCGGGAGACTCGACACACACGAGGACTGCGTCGCGGGTCTCAAACGTGAAATCCGCGAGGAAACGGACCTCGACCCCACGGTCAAAGAGCCGGTACACTCCGTTTCATGGCGGAACAGTAGCGATAACGGTCGGTTCGCGGTGTACTACCGCTGTCATAGTGCCGACCGGGCGGTCTCGCTCTCCGACGAGCACACCGATTACGAGTGGCTTCCAAGAGGGGCCGCTCGCGACCGACTCAGCGAGCCACAGGAGAGGGGAGTCTACCGAGCTGTGAAGCAAACTGCATCGTCGCTCGAAGCGAACCCCTCTATCACATTGGAGTGA
- a CDS encoding PIN domain-containing protein → MTGETEIPETIVFDAEPLIAYFCNEPGSDTVETYVDAVEGAADGYISAINLAEVHYIVRAIDGEERADAVVDVLKESSIRRVDTEGTWPSAADFKFRYAPALGDAFALGTAAHVDGMLLVDADDDYDAVTDVPITRFRAKPA, encoded by the coding sequence ATGACAGGTGAGACTGAGATTCCCGAGACGATCGTCTTCGATGCCGAACCACTCATCGCGTATTTCTGTAACGAACCGGGGAGCGACACCGTCGAGACGTACGTTGACGCCGTTGAAGGCGCCGCAGACGGCTACATCTCGGCTATCAATCTCGCCGAAGTCCACTACATCGTCCGTGCGATCGACGGCGAGGAACGCGCTGATGCTGTCGTCGACGTCCTCAAGGAAAGCAGCATCCGTCGCGTCGACACCGAAGGGACCTGGCCGTCAGCCGCCGACTTCAAATTTCGCTACGCTCCGGCGCTTGGTGATGCCTTCGCGCTCGGGACCGCAGCACACGTCGACGGGATGCTCCTTGTCGATGCTGATGATGATTACGACGCTGTCACCGATGTCCCGATTACCCGTTTCCGGGCCAAACCAGCGTGA
- a CDS encoding RNA-guided endonuclease InsQ/TnpB family protein, with protein MEVRRTVPVALDVDSDDAALLEDTVDTFRWSAQYVVNHAFKGEYVTTSKTTLDDETYNDVREATDGFNGGLVQAARNKAAEACKSVVARWKQGKKASKPEFTSPHVVYDHRTATFHDDYVSLATTDGRIEADYVLPDGASDTPHSEYLFSDEYETTGAELHSHDGNWALHIHCKTDVESDTSEQATPENGTVLGVDLGVNNLAVTSTGRFWTGDEFDHWRREYEKRRGSLQQCGTRWAHENIQSVGRKEEGRFKLLLHRISNELVAEAREHDCSVIAFEDLTDIRERTGASWGHKWAFDRLYEYVEYKAEEHGTAVEQVAPENTSRRCSHCGFTHPDNREDEVFECLKCGYENHADYNAAKNIGVRFLRRNQTGGDGGAPLGVRLNSGTLNVNGGYSPASPGARTGVHAESHDFSRG; from the coding sequence ATGGAGGTGCGGCGTACTGTCCCCGTTGCGCTCGACGTGGACAGCGACGACGCCGCACTCCTCGAAGACACCGTAGACACGTTCCGCTGGTCGGCACAGTACGTCGTAAACCATGCTTTCAAGGGCGAGTACGTCACCACCAGCAAAACCACACTCGACGACGAAACCTACAACGACGTGCGCGAAGCCACGGACGGCTTCAACGGCGGACTCGTGCAAGCCGCTCGAAACAAAGCCGCAGAAGCCTGCAAAAGCGTCGTCGCACGCTGGAAGCAAGGCAAGAAAGCGTCGAAACCCGAGTTCACCAGTCCACACGTCGTCTATGACCACCGCACCGCCACATTCCACGACGACTACGTGAGCCTCGCTACCACCGACGGGCGTATCGAAGCCGACTACGTACTGCCTGACGGGGCTAGTGACACACCGCATTCCGAGTACCTGTTTTCAGACGAGTACGAGACGACGGGTGCGGAACTACACTCCCACGACGGCAACTGGGCACTTCACATCCACTGCAAGACGGATGTGGAGTCTGACACGTCGGAACAGGCGACACCCGAGAACGGAACGGTTCTCGGGGTTGACCTCGGCGTGAACAACCTCGCAGTCACGAGCACGGGCAGGTTCTGGACGGGCGACGAGTTCGACCACTGGCGACGAGAATACGAAAAACGTCGTGGGTCGCTCCAGCAGTGCGGAACGCGCTGGGCACACGAGAACATCCAGTCCGTCGGACGGAAAGAGGAAGGGCGGTTCAAACTGCTGTTGCATCGCATTAGCAACGAACTCGTCGCGGAAGCCCGCGAGCACGACTGTTCGGTGATTGCGTTCGAGGATTTGACCGACATCCGCGAGCGGACTGGTGCGTCGTGGGGGCACAAGTGGGCGTTCGACCGCTTGTACGAGTACGTCGAGTACAAGGCTGAAGAACACGGCACTGCAGTCGAGCAGGTTGCCCCAGAGAACACGTCACGGCGCTGCTCACACTGCGGGTTCACGCATCCTGACAACCGTGAGGACGAGGTATTCGAGTGCCTGAAATGCGGGTACGAGAACCACGCCGATTACAACGCGGCGAAAAACATCGGCGTACGGTTTCTCCGTCGCAACCAAACTGGGGGTGACGGAGGCGCACCCTTGGGCGTGCGCTTGAACAGCGGGACGCTGAACGTGAACGGAGGCTATTCTCCTGCCTCGCCAGGGGCCAGAACGGGAGTCCATGCTGAATCCCACGACTTCAGTCGTGGGTAG
- a CDS encoding toxin-antitoxin system TumE family protein, whose protein sequence is MAASTDDLDGVSEGRKYPDGTVVRVFCMRTDRDAYPSGWAYKLHYGATEPDPPRTLNDGTIRRYDNSHEDTKGHELHVAPEPDPEIITFHGMVELWERFWSEIPKSEFDVK, encoded by the coding sequence ATGGCCGCATCGACCGACGACCTCGATGGCGTAAGCGAGGGACGAAAGTATCCTGACGGGACAGTCGTCCGCGTGTTTTGCATGCGGACGGACCGGGATGCGTACCCGTCTGGATGGGCCTACAAGCTCCACTACGGCGCGACTGAGCCGGATCCGCCCCGCACGCTTAACGACGGGACGATTCGTCGGTACGACAACTCACACGAAGACACGAAGGGGCACGAACTGCACGTCGCACCGGAGCCCGATCCAGAAATCATCACATTCCACGGGATGGTCGAATTGTGGGAACGGTTCTGGAGCGAAATCCCAAAATCCGAGTTCGATGTCAAGTGA
- the aglF gene encoding UTP--glucose-1-phosphate uridylyltransferase AglF has protein sequence MQAVVLAAGEGTRLRPLTEDKPKGMVEVAGKPILTHCFEQLVELGADELLVVVGYKKQAIIDHYEDAFEGIPITYAHQREQKGLAHALLTVEEHIDDDFMLMLGDNIFQANLEDVVNRQSESRADAAFLVEEVPWEEASRYGVCDTNKYGEITDVVEKPEDPPSNLVMTGFYTFTPAILHACHLVQPSNRGEYEISDAIDLLIHSGRTIDAIRMDGWRTDVGYPEDRDAAEQRLQEAGVVDTDDDGEQADATAE, from the coding sequence ATGCAAGCCGTCGTGCTGGCCGCCGGTGAGGGAACGCGGCTGCGTCCGCTGACCGAGGACAAGCCCAAAGGGATGGTCGAGGTCGCGGGCAAGCCGATCCTCACCCACTGTTTCGAGCAGCTGGTCGAACTCGGCGCCGACGAGTTGCTGGTCGTCGTCGGCTACAAGAAACAGGCCATCATCGACCACTACGAGGACGCGTTCGAGGGCATCCCGATCACCTACGCCCACCAACGCGAGCAGAAGGGGCTGGCCCACGCCCTGCTCACGGTCGAAGAGCACATCGACGACGACTTCATGCTGATGCTCGGCGATAACATCTTCCAGGCCAACCTCGAGGACGTCGTCAACCGGCAGTCCGAATCGCGCGCCGACGCCGCCTTCCTCGTCGAAGAGGTGCCCTGGGAGGAGGCCAGCCGCTACGGCGTCTGTGACACCAACAAGTACGGCGAGATAACCGACGTCGTCGAGAAACCGGAGGACCCGCCCTCGAACCTCGTGATGACCGGCTTCTACACGTTCACGCCTGCCATTCTCCACGCCTGTCACCTCGTCCAGCCCTCCAACCGCGGCGAGTACGAGATCAGCGACGCCATCGACCTGCTCATCCACTCCGGGCGGACCATCGACGCCATCCGTATGGACGGCTGGCGCACCGACGTCGGCTACCCCGAGGACCGCGACGCCGCCGAGCAACGGCTGCAGGAGGCCGGCGTCGTCGACACCGACGACGACGGCGAGCAGGCCGACGCGACTGCCGAGTGA
- a CDS encoding SWIM zinc finger family protein, with translation MHPLNQLEFSSGVAKRAQYEAFEFTLSHGGVQVRNGSHEHPSEHEYLVRSDDGVPVSCTCPADEHDDGACKHRVAVAIRRPLIDAIADRATGKTVAPDGGRIETATDSNNEERTADEACSGCLDDFPCWECVQPGTSHFRSEEPTQHQERLISQRSGNRAVVGLRPTA, from the coding sequence ATGCATCCACTCAACCAACTCGAATTTTCGAGTGGCGTCGCCAAGCGAGCCCAGTACGAGGCCTTCGAATTCACGCTCTCCCACGGAGGCGTCCAGGTCCGCAACGGCAGTCACGAACATCCGAGCGAGCACGAATACCTCGTCCGCAGCGACGATGGGGTCCCGGTCTCGTGTACCTGCCCCGCCGACGAACACGACGATGGCGCGTGCAAGCACCGCGTCGCGGTGGCGATCCGACGACCACTCATCGATGCAATCGCAGACAGAGCGACTGGCAAGACAGTCGCCCCGGACGGGGGTCGGATCGAGACGGCCACCGATTCGAACAATGAAGAGCGAACTGCCGACGAAGCGTGTTCCGGGTGTCTCGACGACTTCCCCTGCTGGGAGTGCGTTCAACCGGGAACAAGCCACTTCCGGAGTGAAGAACCGACACAGCATCAAGAGCGGCTAATATCCCAACGCTCGGGAAACCGCGCCGTCGTCGGGCTACGCCCGACTGCCTGA
- a CDS encoding NAD-dependent epimerase/dehydratase family protein, with protein sequence MSILVAGGAGFIGGHLAEAFARDGHDVVVLDNFDPYYDTRIKDHNVKAGRAAADEGDGSYELVEGDIRDAELVDELVADADYVYHQAAQAGVRTDYSPRKYDEVNVDGTLNVLDAARDHDIERLVFASSSSVYGKPRYLPYDEDHLTTPISPYGASKLAGERYAMVYAERYGVPAVALRYFTVYGPRMRPNMAVSNFVSRCLNDEPPVVYGDGSQTRDMTYVADILSANRALLDTDAADGEVMNVGSTDNIDIETLAEEIRDQLAPELDIEYTDAYEVDADHSHADVSKASELIGYEPTYTIREGVEAFVEWYRDNREWYEPLVRSS encoded by the coding sequence ATGAGTATCCTCGTCGCCGGAGGCGCCGGCTTCATCGGTGGCCACCTCGCCGAAGCGTTCGCCCGCGACGGCCACGACGTGGTCGTCCTCGACAACTTCGATCCCTACTACGACACGCGGATCAAAGACCACAACGTCAAGGCCGGTCGCGCGGCCGCCGACGAGGGGGACGGCAGCTACGAACTCGTCGAAGGGGACATCCGGGACGCCGAGCTGGTCGACGAGTTAGTCGCCGACGCCGACTACGTCTACCACCAGGCCGCTCAGGCCGGCGTCCGCACGGATTACAGCCCTCGCAAGTACGACGAGGTCAACGTCGATGGCACGCTCAACGTCCTGGACGCCGCCCGCGACCACGACATCGAACGGCTGGTGTTCGCCAGTTCCTCCTCGGTGTACGGCAAGCCGCGCTATCTCCCCTACGACGAGGACCACCTCACGACGCCGATCAGCCCCTACGGCGCCTCGAAGCTGGCCGGCGAGCGCTACGCGATGGTGTACGCCGAGCGCTACGGCGTCCCCGCGGTCGCGCTGCGCTACTTCACGGTGTACGGCCCGCGGATGCGGCCGAACATGGCCGTCTCGAACTTCGTCTCGCGCTGTCTGAACGACGAGCCGCCGGTCGTCTACGGCGACGGCTCCCAGACCCGCGACATGACCTACGTCGCGGACATCTTGAGTGCGAACCGGGCGCTGCTCGACACGGACGCCGCCGACGGCGAGGTGATGAACGTCGGGAGTACGGACAACATCGACATCGAGACCCTCGCCGAGGAGATCCGCGACCAGTTGGCGCCCGAGCTCGACATCGAGTACACCGACGCCTACGAGGTCGACGCCGACCACAGCCACGCCGACGTGTCCAAGGCCAGCGAGCTGATCGGCTACGAGCCGACCTACACTATCCGCGAGGGCGTCGAAGCGTTCGTCGAGTGGTACCGCGACAACCGCGAGTGGTACGAACCCCTCGTCCGCAGTTCGTAG
- a CDS encoding helix-turn-helix transcriptional regulator: MPVDFDEYTESEEYDHWLRPGSNAHTILSFLAEYPDQGFTPTEIQAEVDIPMGSIGPTLQRLEERDLVRHKDTYWAIAEDDRITGFESTINSVRAVSEHDDEWGDIDWDTEAADKSEIESWRESQTDE, from the coding sequence ATGCCGGTCGATTTCGACGAGTACACTGAATCAGAAGAGTACGACCACTGGCTTCGACCGGGATCAAACGCACACACGATACTTTCGTTCCTGGCCGAATACCCAGATCAAGGATTCACTCCGACAGAGATTCAAGCAGAAGTGGATATTCCCATGGGGAGTATCGGACCGACGCTCCAGCGACTCGAAGAGCGTGACCTCGTGCGACACAAAGACACCTATTGGGCGATCGCCGAGGATGACCGTATCACGGGCTTCGAAAGCACGATCAACAGTGTGAGAGCGGTTTCGGAACACGACGATGAGTGGGGGGATATCGACTGGGATACGGAGGCCGCTGACAAGTCGGAGATCGAATCGTGGCGCGAGTCCCAAACTGATGAGTGA